gaagcgattgctcttgcttctcaatctcttcttcaagctcatcattcttttcaactatcttcatgatgatgaacttgtctttacggttgagatgatcaaggttgtagttgtcttcaacttcaacatcactcttatcttgatcatctacttgtgctttctccttttcttgatctttcttgttattcttcttcttgcttttcttggccatgagacacaactgATGAGTATCATGGGAtattgaggttgactcatcacttggtcgccatcgggcttgagcatcgctgcaaacagctgcatgctggtctgctgcctcggccataccggacacgtctggtaggaataccgaacacgtccggtatgtgcaggcagacaacacgtcatgtgctgcttgcacttcttgctccggctcggtgctcgtgaggtcttgtgaggcttctttgctgcataaagacacaatggacatactttccattgactcgacctcaagtgcatcatcgcatttggattctccatataactcaacgagtttggtccaaatgagatgagcactctccggaggtggttgtccattgaatattgccacatcttgaacctctgcactcaatgtactcaaaatgatattaatagcttgagcattgagttgcacgcatatctcttcctcttttgataaattcttatagttgctccaatcaactatagaaagaggtatgcttgcaaacacaatatgctcaacaataggactaatatgtctaaaagcattgagtacatgaattgaccaaggtagaaagtttgaaccatcattttggagaagcaccggctccgacttgataggcgtcgacatccttttctcacggcggtgaagctttaggtgagaacctcgctctgataccaattgaaaggacctaggatgccgcctagagggggaggtgaataggcgtttctgaaaattaacacctttaaatgcggaaacaattagaaaggggagtttccaaaatggaaactccaaattaagagtactatcacccctcacaagttagtcacaaagtaaacaaggtataaagaatatatctagaagctacaaccctgcaacaccaagttagaacagagaataaatattttcagtgcaggcaggaaataccggacgtgtccggtatgaataccggacgtgtccggtatacacgatttctgcagatcggccccgaacttgctcctttcgatttctatcttcaaaccaaactgcaggcacttgatggagatgacaaaatacacagagaacctgcagaatagctagagcaacacaaatatcaaatgaaatgcgaattgagacatgatatttgttttaccaaagttcggacttgttcgagtcctactctccgttgagggggctgcgggcgacccagcgaaggtcagccctagagggtaccacgaaggtcactctagccggagtcttttccaactccttttcctccttccactaatttgattccgaggcggcggaatcgaccgttacaaactttccgaagcaaccacaatctctcggttgctctccggcgacgcctagccgtctaggaccgaagagtccaagagtaacaaatgcgaatcacgagattgacaatatgcacaagtgctcaagtggtggcttgctctctttttcaaattctttctcaacccacaaattgattttgcaatttggatcacacactcactaagagagggtttaggagagttggcaaggctaaaaaacgtgtgtctatctcagcagaatcaacagcctccaaaggtggaggcttgggggtatttatagcccccttgaaaaactagccgttttatagccgttgcaataccggacatgtccggtatgactcatactgcgccaacggtaactaagttatagtgaagttgtgaggcgtcggaactcccaaagAACGCTGggacttccgaccatcggaactcctgactcaagtcgaaacccccgaccctcagtaattttgaaaaacatgtaactgagttaaagttagtgaggtgtcggaactcccgacatatgtcggaactcccgaccgtcggaactcccgacttacgtcggaactcccgaccctcacggcttttgaaaactagccgttggcttctggtcatccataccggacacgtccggtatgcataccggacatgtccggtatgaccaggacagtgaaccctccaagtcagttaaagtacgacacgtcggaactcccgacccatgtcgggactcccgacctacgtcggaactcccgactaaccaatccgagaacaacaattttacagctgctggacaaataccggacacgtccggtatgaataccggacacgtccggtattgccagaccagcaacaaatcagttagctcttttgtctctcaaatactcaaaactcacatgggttggcttgagcacttatgaaacattatctatcaacatgatgcatccctcttaatagtacggcatacctattaaactcaagataaacggaaatatgaatttataccacttgagttgttctttttgaattgatgtcgtcccttccaatcttcatcaagtaagggtgctaacatgttgatgttgatcttttcacttgagcatggccatcttgagcatgtgacttgattccattcatcaagtttgaataatcccaaatgtatcaagtcacttccatcaaatacttcattatagatttgatccttcacattaatatgaccatcttagcttgattagtacctcaactaaatgcaagtactttctttttcaccctagctaggttcttcgaccgccaagccatcgcttgcccttcacccttgcttagtacctcgaagcctttccttgctatcttcaccatctcaagccatcaagtcacatcttgtgttgaatcatctattcatatgtattgttatctttttcattttaatttagcaagcttcaaatatgagaccattccatatgcaatccctcatgtctcattaactaataatcatgaactTGCTTTctcatagtacatggaaatcccacaagaaataagtcttcacatgaattccatttgcattgttgtcttgtgcttgaactagattgtttatacaacaacatatcattttggctttcattaagtacctgtgagataacctattacctgttcacacttagcaaacgggttagtcctttaatcacgttgtcattcaatcatccaaaacccacaaaagggctagatgcactttcaggtttatattggttcgggcagaatgtcccaacgtccagttgttgctgctgctcgtgttactagcactgaaagttcgtagtaggggttacaaacggtcgagagagggacaggtcccaagtctctggttaGAGAAGCGAACGGGTGTCGAGGGCTCGGTCGCTTTCCGGCTGTGTGTTTGTGTGTTCTGATAGGTTCGGGGTTTGAGTCCGAATCGGTGTGATGTGTTACGATGCGATCGATCCGATGCCCCTTGTGGGATGCCTTTCTTTcctttttataggccaagggaaagcacgggttacagtgaaaaaagagaagagaacgagaggaagaagtccttcaggatcacCGGGTCATTCTTCTCCTCTATGCGGGTCTCACCGACCTTGTAGACGTCAACAAGACAGCTTCTCATCGTGGCTCTGTCCGTCACTGAcgccatgtgcaggcgtcgtctgctggtcatggcgctccactccgtcctagcggacatcgtggtgaactgacgcgctcgtcagtgttcgtacggaagttaggcagaacagcaccggtacgcttGACGCTATTCCTGATGTGAACCCCTAAGTATGACCCGTCATGGGTCGCGGGCTAAATCAAGGCGTGTCAGTCTCTTCCCTGGTCTCAGAGCTttaacccaggcccatacgcttggacctggagtatGTAATGTAATGTTGTCTTCTACCGGGCAAGGGatacagcatgttcgtttggctgtggcttgtcgtaaacgatcgtaaatttccagtcggaacagtatttttctctcatataaaccagccaacagtacttcttcacgaaccagcaccgatatgaaccagccaaccgaacaggctaataATTGCCCGACACTTACTGAAAAGGTATGTAATGTATTGTTACTGTATTTATTACTACAATTTAATTCACCTGTTCTGTCCATCTACTTTTCAGTCGGCTTGTGTTTATTTtgacttattctctctcacagaaacACTATTGATTCAGCCAAAATACCACCAGCAGAACAGGCGAATCACAGTAGTATTTTCTTCTGCTAACTTTCCAATGCAACTCACTGCGCTTGTTAGTTACTCCTATCATACGTACATACTTTAGTTTTTCATGGAGGGTCTTATTTAGTTGCCATGCCTTGTTTCATGCAGGATCAATGTTTAGTGCTATCAGGTCCGAGCCGTGCTGTTGTGTTAGTGGACCCTGTGACGATCGAGGTTGACTTGAAAGTGAAGGGCGCTATCGAATCCAAGGATAAAGACTTGAGGTTGCTAGCAGTGCCATTGACATACTCTGGTGGGTCTGGTTCATGCCCGTTTGAGTACACTACCAAGCACTGCACACTGGAGTTTATGCTCGGAGAAATAGTTTCATCTGTGGAGGCCACAATATTTATTCGAGTCATCGATGGGTCATGGCCAGATGGTTTTTATGGTCAATTTGCTGCTCATACCACCAGTGTTGATCACGAGAAAGTCATCCTTCTTGAATTTGGACATGATAACGTGGTGCCAGTTAGCGCTAATGGCATTATGAAGCTTTCTCGTCATGTTGTTTCTGTCGAAGTTAGTGGAACGCTCAAAGTTTCTTTCAGGGCATGGCAAGATGGCTGCAAGGCTGTGGTCGCGTTCACGGCTGCTAAAGTCGGTAGAAGTTGTCGTGCCCTTCACTTTGGTTCATGTAAAATGGAAGTCCTTGTCGCTTGGTCTCTGATTTCATCGGAGCCTGAACCTGACGATTACTGATGTAATTGTCTTATGATGTACTTTTTCAACGAAGGAATTGTGtctttttctcacaacaaattagcgaaCGGTATTTTTCAGCTTGTCTTCTCAGTGAAACGAACATGTGCCAATTAAAGGTCTAGAATCGTTACCATAGCTGTTGCTTCTGAAATGGTATTTTATACTACTGAAAAAATCATATTGTTTCATACTATGCCTTTTTTTAAGGTAAAATAAAATAATTTCTGTTTTTGCTCTCCTATTTCAGCACGCCTTTCTTTTTTTACTCGAAGCCAAATGAAATCTCATCCCAATAATCTAGAACACTAATTACACTGCTCTAACAACCCCAGCGTCGTCATCAGCCGTCGAAATCTCGCATTTGCTCCACCACTCTCCAATACGCGAAAAGCAAAACACCAGACGCAGTCAGTGAAATATTTAAACCTTTTTCGCGATTCTGAAGCGCTCTTATATTTATTTAACACCCCTTTTCCCACTTCCTTCATTCTAGCTCGCTGACACcagagcagagagagagagagaggcagcaCCGCAAGCATACAAAAAGAGTGGAACGAAAAAGGAGACATTTTTTTTGGCATATAAAAGTTGGTCTTGTTTCTTGGAGCCTGCAGAGGAGTGGTGCAGCGGTGAAGGGGCAGTAGCAGGAGGAGGGCATAGGAGGGGAGAGGAGCCGCAGACATGGCTGGGGCGGCCATTGGCGTCGTGGCGCTGTTCTTGGCTGCAGCTTCATTTGGGGTTAATGCCAACACGGACTCGAATGATGGTGAGTGTGTTCTGCTCCTTTTagtagttttcttcttcttcttctctcaaaGCACTCTTGGCTTCCGCGCATCAAGAAACGATGCATTTCGTCATGGTTTAGTTTGGTTTTCTCAGCCATAAATGGTTGCGAAAGGCTCCTTCTTGTCTGTATCCCCCCTGCTCTGGTCAGTCCATTGAGTCCGAAGAACAAGAAGTACGGGTTCTGAAATTTCGGGTTGGCATATATGACTGGTTTCGTGAAATTTCGGTTCATGTACAGGCTTGCTGTCCACAACTCCATAGGAAATTTTCTTGTTGAATCAGTGAAGTTGACCAAGGGAATGCTATCCCTTCATTTTGCTACTTGCGAATGCGAACATCTTAGTTCTTTTAAGAAAAATGATGTAGAACAGCAAAATATGACTGAAATCTACCGTGTTACCTGAAACATCAATCCTCCGTTGTTACTGATTTGTTCCGAATCTTGTTCTTGCATATGCAGTGAATGCCCTCAATGTCTTCTACACAACCATGAATTCGCCACCGCAGCTGACGAACTGGGTGTCCCAAAATGGGGATCCCTGTGGGCAGTCGTGGCTGGGGGTCACCTGCTCGGGTTCCAGAGTGACAGCAATGTGAGCTAGCTGAAACCTTCAGAAGGTTTTGGTTGTTTTTGCGTCACGGCAACCGATCCTTCTCGactgattttccttttttcctGAATAATGCTCGACAGAAACTTATCTGGGATGCGGCTTAACGGCACCTTGGGTTACAACATGAACCAGCTGACTGCACTAGTTCAGCTGTAAGTGAGATCTCTCATAATCTTAAAATCTCAATGCTCGGATGCTTTACAGACCACATGTCATTTTTCGGTTAATCTAACTTTGGTGTTCTGCAGGGATATGAGCAACAATAATCTTGGAGGCAGTGACATTCCTTATAATCTTCCTCCGAATCTCCAGAACCTGTGAGTCATGTTTGATGTGTACCATGATTCCTATTTGGCTATTTatgttttaaaaaatattttttaggtCTTACATAGAACTACTTGGCATGCAGAAATCTTGCAGTAAATAACTTCACTGGGACAGTACCTTACTCCATCTCCCAGATGGTTGCACTTAGGAATTTGTAAGTTGACTATTGGGATTTGTGCTAAGCTGTTTTCTTCGAGCACTTTGACAAGATTTGGCCAAATTATATCTTTCACTCTCCTTGCTGTAGAAATATTGGTCATAATCAACTCTCGAACATCAATGATATGTTTAGTCAGCTCACAAATTTAACAACGCTGTGAGTGATTTTCCTTTCTTCCTGACTGTTTATGCATGCTGTTGTCTTCATCGCTCCACAATCCACAGTTGTAAACATGAACCACCTGTTCAATTTCCAGGGATCTGTCATACAACACATTTTCTGGTAATATTCCACAAAGCTTTAACTCCTTGACAAGTTTGAAAACACTGTGAGTACTCCAAATGTTCTGTTCAACTTCAgcaattggaaaaagaaaaacaccACATGGTTCTCTACTTACAAATCCAATCTCCTCTCTCGTCAGTTACCTTCAGAACAACAAATTTAGTGGCACAATAGATGTTCTCACCAATCTTCCTCTTACTGACTTGTAAGTTGACATGCTTACCACCTACTCCAATTACAAGTTTAATTTCTTAATGCAACATATAACAATCCTTGCAGAAATGTTGAAAACAACCAATTCACCGGTTGGGTACCTGATAAACTAAAGGGAATCAATAATCTCCAGTAAGTACCGTTACTGCAACTGTTGCGGTGATTGCTATTTAAATATATCGGATGGATACAACAATCTAGTCATCATTTTACAGGACAAGTGGAAACTCGTTTAACAATGGCCCcgctccaccacctccaccatcaTCACTATCACCACTATCACCACCATCAACAAATACCCCTCCTCCCTCTCAGCGACCTGCTGTTCCAAGTAGTGCTGGTAAAGATACCCCAGCCAAAGATGGTGGCAAACACTCGAAACTTGGTGGTGGTGCAGTAGCAGGAATCGTAATATGTTTGCTCATTGTTGGGGCAATAGTTGCATTCCTTGTGATCAAAAGGAAATCTTGGAGGTTATCACAGGGACAAGACCCTGAACAAAATGAACATCTGAGCCCTCTTGCTTCTGGACTTAAACGTAAGTCTTACGATAGTTGTGTTTTCATCTTATTGCTGCTGTTCTGGTAGGAACCACAAGCTGATATCTTTACAGATGAATTGTGCAATTTCTCCCTtctgtattctttttcttgtggaagaTGATTACATAATGTGTTATCCTTGTGCCTAAAATCATGCTATTCAGATATGAAATCGATCAAACCTATCAAAATCATATCAACAATTGGCAAAGAAGAATTGCAGAAGACTGTTTCGATGAGTTTGAAGCCTCCAACAAAAATTGACCTGCACAAGTCCTTTGATGAAAATGATACCACTAACAAGTCCATCTCAAGGAAAGTAAGTTTGTCTTCCATCACAATACCTGCATACACAGTGGCAGACCTTCAGGTGGCAACAGGCAGCTTCAGTCCTGACATTCTTATCGGCGAGGGATCGTTAGGCCGTGTTTACAAAGCAAAATTCGGTGATCAGAAGGTATATCGCTAATTCTTACATGTTCAGACCAATTATTAGGCTATTATATCTTGATTATATGCTTCATTTCAGTTTCTTGATTTTCAAATTATGATCCAAACTATTGCGATATCATCACTTTCTGGATGGTAAATTTCAGGTCATGGCTGTAAAGAAAATAAACTTTTCTGCATTCCCAAGCCATCCTTCAGATTTGTTCGTTGAGTTGGTTGCAAACATTTCAAGGCTAAACCATCCAAACCTTGCTGAGCTTGCTGGTTACTGCTCAGAGCATGGACAATGCTTGCTGGTATATGAATTCTACAGAAACGGTTCTCTCCATGACTTCCTTCATCTGAAAGATGAACGCAGCAAGCCATTGTCTTGGAACAACCGTGTCAAGATTGCGCTTGGATCTGCAAGGACATTAGAGTAAGTGGTGCAGGCTTGTCATTGTCAGCCCCCTTTTTTAGAACTGACAGGTTATGATAATCATACGAACTTTTCAGGTACCTACATGAGACTTGTTCACCCTCTGTGGTCCACAAGAATTTCAAGTCACACAACATTTTATTGGATGGTGAGCTGAACCCCCACCTCTCTGATTCTGGGTTTGCAGGCCTTCTTTCAAACCAGGAATTCCAGGTGATTTTAATACATCTGCGATTGACTTTTGTGCAGAAGAAATTCTTTACATTATTATTTTCTTTGTGGAAGTACCTAGTGTTTTTAatgatatataattatatatgaaGTTCATAGTATTCAATTACAAAATGCTACACCAAGTCATCAAGAAGTAAAGTTCAAGCATAGATTATCATTACAGTAACAGAACTGAAGAGATTCAGGATCTTTATGGCCAGCACAATAGTTCTGCATACCTCTGCAAGCTAAGTGTTGATCAACAAGCTACAGGATATCAAGTTTAGCTCAATGTAACTTTATAACGCGAGTGCTAATTTAACGAATGTTAGTGCTAAGCTTTCTGTacaagagtattaaatatataagCAACAATTTCAGGAATCAAGTGAGAACTCAGGATACAGGGCTCCTGAAGTGACCTTGTCTGGTCAGTACTCCCTGAAgagcgacgtgtacagcttcggaGTCGTCATGCTAGAGCTTCTGACTGGCCGGAAACCATTTGACAGGTGAACACAGATTAATCCGCTGCAGCACACCATCTTTTTCTCTCACACATTTGTTCTGAACTGCGCTCAAAACATTTGTTCTGAAGTACCACAAGAACAATCTGAGAACTAATTGTAGTTGTAGCGACACATGTAGTCATTACTTGCTCTCTGAACTTTGCAGGTCCCGACCGCGGGCTGAGCAGTCACTGGTCCGATGGGCTACTCCACAGCTGCACGACATTGACGCGCTGGACCAGATGGTCGACCCTGGGCTGCAAGGGCTGTACCCGTCCAAATCCCTCTCCCGCTTCGCCGACGCCATCGCGCTATGTGTTCAGGTGAAAAATTATCTTCAGTCCATCCAGCTCTCACTGCCCCCATATGTGAGCGACAATTCTGACACTGCTGAAATGCTGACACTGCTTCCTGGAACCCGCAGCCTGAGCCGGAGTTTCGGCCGCCGATGTCGGAGGTCGTGCAGTCGCTGGTGCGCCTGGTGCAGAGGGCGAACATGACGAGGATGCACGAGAGCCAGTCGCGGCGCCACGGCGAATCCGGCGGGGACTACGAGTTTTAAGCGAGACGGAGCTGTGAATACACAAATATTTTATGAAAACTGAATGTATTCAGAGAGCTTTCTTTGCCGTGCTCAGCGGCTGTGTAAATCTGTGTCGTTTCAAGACGCACTTTGCCGCGCTACTAATTCGTGTCGATCGCAGCTATCCCAATCTTGGCTATCATCATGCGATGAATTGGAGAGAAGTACGCACTGGACGGTGACAGTGCTTGACCTGAAACGGTGTGCGTTCTCCTCTCCCCTGTGACAGTGCCTGTCTGCCCAACCTAAAATGCAGCCCTTCACCGTGTTCAACCAGCGTCGCCCCTGCCGAGCCGACGCAGGATTTGGTGGCTTCTTGCATAGCTTGGTATCAGTGCATTGCAATGCAAGGTTCTGATCTCCATGTTGAATTGTTGGCAATGCTCTCAAGAGTTGAACAACATCAAATGCTGTCTATTTAACAGATTTCCAGCACCTGGACGCATCGTGCCATCAGTTGCTAAATTTATCATTTGAAAGCACCATTGCAATTCCAGATTAAAAAAAAACAGCGTATATTTAGGACTTCATTAACAAGTTAGTCAATCCTGCATTGACTGACTTTTCGAGGAAGATGTGCTTGGATATGATTAGCAGCCTCCATCATCCCCGTATGAAAAGCCTAAGTATTCAAGAAACCATTTTTTAAAGCTCAAAAGTTATATGAGGTTTTGCATTTTcccaaagaattttttttttgaaagaagtcCTCTGAAACTTAGTTGATATCATGGACAAACAGCCATCTCGATGACAGTTTAATCATCCGGCACTTGCAGTTCTCACAGTTTCATCAATGGACCAAGACGACAAAGATAAGGAGGCAACGATTGAGTTTACTGAGAGCAGAAAATGCGATCCAAATCAGTtcaaaatgaagaaaaaaatcTACAAGAGGTGAAAATAGATTTCATAATTGGACAGTAGAACTCAGCAACCAAGCATggactatcagcctgttcgccagCCTGTATCTGACTTATAAGCCTTGGCttatcaaccagccaacagtgttttcctctcacaccaaaccagtcagcagtactttcagccatggcttataa
Above is a genomic segment from Miscanthus floridulus cultivar M001 chromosome 3, ASM1932011v1, whole genome shotgun sequence containing:
- the LOC136547227 gene encoding protein STRUBBELIG-RECEPTOR FAMILY 7-like isoform X1, whose translation is MAGAAIGVVALFLAAASFGVNANTDSNDVNALNVFYTTMNSPPQLTNWVSQNGDPCGQSWLGVTCSGSRVTAINLSGMRLNGTLGYNMNQLTALVQLDMSNNNLGGSDIPYNLPPNLQNLNLAVNNFTGTVPYSISQMVALRNLNIGHNQLSNINDMFSQLTNLTTLDLSYNTFSGNIPQSFNSLTSLKTLYLQNNKFSGTIDVLTNLPLTDLNVENNQFTGWVPDKLKGINNLQTSGNSFNNGPAPPPPPSSLSPLSPPSTNTPPPSQRPAVPSSAGKDTPAKDGGKHSKLGGGAVAGIVICLLIVGAIVAFLVIKRKSWRLSQGQDPEQNEHLSPLASGLKHMKSIKPIKIISTIGKEELQKTVSMSLKPPTKIDLHKSFDENDTTNKSISRKVSLSSITIPAYTVADLQVATGSFSPDILIGEGSLGRVYKAKFGDQKVMAVKKINFSAFPSHPSDLFVELVANISRLNHPNLAELAGYCSEHGQCLLVYEFYRNGSLHDFLHLKDERSKPLSWNNRVKIALGSARTLEYLHETCSPSVVHKNFKSHNILLDGELNPHLSDSGFAGLLSNQEFQESSENSGYRAPEVTLSGQYSLKSDVYSFGVVMLELLTGRKPFDRSRPRAEQSLVRWATPQLHDIDALDQMVDPGLQGLYPSKSLSRFADAIALCVQPEPEFRPPMSEVVQSLVRLVQRANMTRMHESQSRRHGESGGDYEF
- the LOC136547227 gene encoding protein STRUBBELIG-RECEPTOR FAMILY 7-like isoform X2 — translated: MAGAAIGVVALFLAAASFGVNANTDSNDVNALNVFYTTMNSPPQLTNWVSQNGDPCGQSWLGVTCSGSRVTAINLSGMRLNGTLGYNMNQLTALVQLDMSNNNLGGSDIPYNLPPNLQNLNLAVNNFTGTVPYSISQMVALRNLNVENNQFTGWVPDKLKGINNLQTSGNSFNNGPAPPPPPSSLSPLSPPSTNTPPPSQRPAVPSSAGKDTPAKDGGKHSKLGGGAVAGIVICLLIVGAIVAFLVIKRKSWRLSQGQDPEQNEHLSPLASGLKHMKSIKPIKIISTIGKEELQKTVSMSLKPPTKIDLHKSFDENDTTNKSISRKVSLSSITIPAYTVADLQVATGSFSPDILIGEGSLGRVYKAKFGDQKVMAVKKINFSAFPSHPSDLFVELVANISRLNHPNLAELAGYCSEHGQCLLVYEFYRNGSLHDFLHLKDERSKPLSWNNRVKIALGSARTLEYLHETCSPSVVHKNFKSHNILLDGELNPHLSDSGFAGLLSNQEFQESSENSGYRAPEVTLSGQYSLKSDVYSFGVVMLELLTGRKPFDRSRPRAEQSLVRWATPQLHDIDALDQMVDPGLQGLYPSKSLSRFADAIALCVQPEPEFRPPMSEVVQSLVRLVQRANMTRMHESQSRRHGESGGDYEF